A single window of Apodemus sylvaticus chromosome 4, mApoSyl1.1, whole genome shotgun sequence DNA harbors:
- the LOC127682812 gene encoding glutathione S-transferase Mu 2, with amino-acid sequence MPVILGYWDIRGLAHAIRMLLEYTDTSYEDKKYTMGDAPDFDRSQWLNEKFKLGLDFPNLPYLIDGSHKVTQSNAILRYLGRKHNLCGETEEERIRVDILENQVMDTRIQLAMVCYSPDFEKKKPEYLEGLPEKMKLYSEFLGKRPWFAGNKVTYVDFLVYDVLDQHRIFEPKCLDAFPNLKDFMARFEGLKKISDYMKSSRFLSKPIFAKMAFWNPK; translated from the exons ATGCCTGTGATATTGGGTTACTGGGATATTCGTGGG CTGGCTCATGCCATCCGCATGCTCCTGGAGTACACAGACACAAGCTATGAGGACAAGAAATACACCATGGGGGATG CTCCCGACTTTGACCGAAGCCAGTGGCTGAATGAGAAATTCAAGTTGGGCCTGGACTTTCCCAAT CTGCCCTACTTAATCGATGGGTCACACAAGGTCACCCAGAGCAATGCCATCCTGCGCTACCTTGGCCGGAAGCACAACTTGT gtggagagacagaggaggagaggattCGTGTGGACATTTTGGAGAACCAGGTTATGGACACCCGGATTCAATTGGCCATGGTCTGCTACAGCCCTGACTTT gagaaaaagaagccagagTACTTAGAGGGTCTCCCTGAGAAGATGAAGCTCTACTCTGAGTTCCTGGGCAAGCGGCCATGGTTTGCAGGGAATAAG GTCACCTATGTGGATTTCCTCGTCTATGATGTCCTGGATCAGCACCGTATATTTGAGCCCAAGTGCCTGGACGCCTTCCCAAACCTGAAGGATTTCATGGCTCGTTTTGAG gGCCTAAAGAAGATATCTGACTACATGAAGAGCAGCCGCTTCCTCTCCAAGCCAATCTTTGCAAAGATGGCCTTTTGGAACCCAAAGTAG